Genomic window (Corticium candelabrum chromosome 3, ooCorCand1.1, whole genome shotgun sequence):
TGACAAAGGCCGACAAAATGCAAGTAAATTCAAAGACTACTGGAGGAAGagaattgccatcaaactgcagcagtgcaatgctCGTGTGTTCCAGAAGAAGGCATCTGACATAAATAGCATTTTATCATAAACATAGACTTTAGGTCCTTATAATCTTATACAACTTGAAATCTGAATGGACTCATAATTAGCTTTTATTTCctattgtaccatagttcatgtttgaaaatatactaccattgacagacagacggacagacagacagacggacgggacggacggacagacagacagacagacaaagagacacagacaggcagacagacagagagacggaaaGACGGGACtgacggagagacagacagacaaacagacagatagacagacggacggacgggtAGATTATTGTATGCCTCTGCCGCGCATGTGCACAAAGGCGTAATtactaaattattaatatttggaaatataatacaaacaattatttactatttaacAAGATTATCTATTACAGTTGTTGACAATTTTCTCTCCGCGCAATTAGCTAGACCAACCATTTCACGACAATCCGACATCTTGTTGGGTACACCGAAATCTACCGTCGAGGCTTGTTTCAATGTCACTGGAAGTCCCAAGCCCTCACTCTTCATCAACGAAACAGACAATAACAACGACATCGTGTCTTCTAGTAGCAAAAAAAACCGCTGCATTAAAATCGGACCTCTGAAACTCAACGACTCCGGAAAAGTTACCGTAATAGCAAAAAACTGTTTTGGCCAATCAAATATCACAATTTCCATTACAATTGTTCAAAGTAAATCCACTCTGTATTAAACCATATTCTACCTTTACTTGATACTTGATGCAATCCTCATATTCAGGTACACCAACTACTGAGATACTAAAAACAAGTAGCACAGCGCAATTTGTCTCAACGGGTAGTACTATCGCCTCGTCATCTGTGCAAGACGGACGTGTGTTAGTTGACTCTCCTGCTACTTCTTCCTCTACCCGCGCAACGGCACAAAGTACTTCAAAGACACAGAGTAGTGCAACGACACCAAGTAGTAAAGCAACACAAAATGGTGCAAAGCGAAGGTCCAATGCGACTTCACCAGGTGACGACTTATACGaccaataaaaaatttaatttattaatgtttCTAAAATATGATATTTCGTTTCAGGGTTTCCAACTTGGGCTACCGCAATTATCCCTATTTTCAGTATCACGGCGCTTATACTTGCAGTTGTTCTGGTGATATTATATATTAGAAGTAAGATACATTCTCgtgcagtggcggatctagagaGTGGGGCAACAGGCGCGCGCCTATGATATCTTCTTGAGACCGGAAGCATAGTACGCGGAGAAGGCTTCAGAGGTAGTTGAACGTACGCATGCAGACGCATGCGGTCATTGATAAACCTTGTTCATGTTTCTCTGAATAAGTAAGCGACCAACGGTCACTCTACGTAGGTAACTTCTTTAGAAGAATTAGCAGTACTGTACTGCCATGAAAGTTCCTTGTCACGTTATAGTTGGTCCCCCGCCCTAACTGGTCCGGGCAAGCGGTTGTAGCTGCCACATAACTTTCCTCTGGAACAGTTATGGCTGCCATAGTTGGTCCAGTATTGCCGTAAATGGTTCGGTTTCCTatccctaaccctaaccttaactCCTAAACCCTAATCCTGACTCGAACCTTAACCCTAGTCATGGCTATAGGACCAGTTATCACTTGACAGTTTACACTTAGTGGCTCTTGGTAATATGATCTTGTTTCATTAATACTGTTATCAACAAATAGTAATTAACTCGATATATCTTCTAATTTTTTTGGTTTCATGACGTCACATTGCCAGTACCCTAAAGTGCGCCTACCCCTTTCAGAAACTCTgtggatccgccactgttaTTGTCTAGGCATGCGCAATCTACCCTAACATACACATTGTTTGGTCAGGACGTAGATTACAAAAAGCAGCAAGTCAAGAACCAAAGTATCAAACAATCCACGTCTAATATTACATTtctaaatataataattatttccAGAGATGCTGTTCCAGCCGAATCGGATCCTGCAGTGTATGCGGTGCCTATGAAGAAGAGGGCGGTGGTAGCACCGATTGCTAGAGAGTCTGCGACTACAGCTGCAGTCGAGGAGACACCGATGGATCAACCGAGCAAGCACAAACTGGAAGCTCGGCTTGCATACACCCATGAGTATTCTCACGAGGGTCACGGTGACACGAGCACCTACACTCTGCCGGTAATTCAACACAcagataaaataaataaataaatttaataaactgttattgaaattttgttttataTGAGCCTGTAATCTCGCTTGCACAGCTCTAGCAGCCTTCTGAAAATCACGATAGGATATAGGGACGCTATTTTCCTTGTCGTTACGCAAGCTGCCTGTAAAATTTTCTCAACTTGTGCATAATGATTGTCGTTCACGTGACTACAAACGGTGTAACCACTAAAATGGCCTTTAATCGTCAGAAGAGGTATCGCTTACGGGACATACGCGTTGCTCCTTCTTACGCTATGTTAGGTTTCCGTATAAGTGTAGTGCGACataaacagttaattaaaagctTGAATTTGCATTTCATTAATTACTACCAATTGCAGAGTTGTTGTCAATACTCGCgataattgcaaacatgaattacgtTGTTTTAGTAGCTAACTCGTTGTGTTTGAGATCGTCTTGTGGATAGTACTGTTTTGTGATTGGACATTCCTGAGCGTGCCAGACATAGTCATATTACGGGATTACGCGCTCGCAGACACTAGAATGACCACTGTGTTTCAACTGAAATTTCTCTAGTAGGTATACATCCCGCGCACGGTAGCGGTACCCTAAAGCACGTTAGCGATATTCAGGCCCGGGTGCGTTAGCAATACCCGTGCGCGTTAGCGATACCCACTAGCGCAACTCCGGGGTAGAGTCAAATCTGTCTAACGTTGTTAGTAATCCACACATCCGCACATCCATATATTTACAAACCGGAAGTGAGTCAACCCCTACAGTTTAAtgctaagtcacgtgacttttacaaagtctcgTTTTGTTGCTCGTAGATACCAGTCTCTAGATTTAATTAAGCCAATTATTATATTTCATTTCAGGGCGAGAAGTGCAATGAGATGGACTCAGTAGACGAGTCATGTAAGCAAGCAATGTATGCAAGACCAATGAAGAAAGCAACTGCGGAATCAAATTCCGGAAAGGAGTCCGACGAAACGCTAACAGATGAGCAGAAACTGAT
Coding sequences:
- the LOC134177661 gene encoding uncharacterized protein LOC134177661, yielding MYYYYKENITVYHLAGFRLRFNPNFSDPTLKAAKSESYTWTVDDLGNVSTYKWPRRAATPETFSTFYRNFITPLETTKSHHSLIRYTAQRSNFGEFISGTAILRFGARPTISRQSDILLGTPKSTVEACFNVTGSPKPSLFINETDNNNDIVSSSSKKNRCIKIGPLKLNDSGKVTVIAKNCFGQSNITISITIVQSTPTTEILKTSSTAQFVSTGSTIASSSVQDGRVLVDSPATSSSTRATAQSTSKTQSSATTPSSKATQNGAKRRSNATSPGFPTWATAIIPIFSITALILAVVLVILYIRRRRLQKAASQEPKDAVPAESDPAVYAVPMKKRAVVAPIARESATTAAVEETPMDQPSKHKLEARLAYTHEYSHEGHGDTSTYTLPGEKCNEMDSVDESCKQAMYARPMKKATAESNSGKESDETLTDEQKLIRQRGHNRPVLDIASPTAHSLTTTDNHRSGVEYAELEFEDNHVVETAPSSASVTYANLRLS